A window of Juglans regia cultivar Chandler chromosome 7, Walnut 2.0, whole genome shotgun sequence contains these coding sequences:
- the LOC118348932 gene encoding uncharacterized protein LOC118348932 translates to MKAILDGIRLCKRLHLINVIIESDSHIVVDWLCKGKCSVWYLWDFWEALRKELEGLNFVVVHQLREGNSAADFLAREGEMGLNVTYNGNQDFPRYLKGIVRLDFLGIPYLRC, encoded by the coding sequence ATGAAAGCTATTCTGGATGGTATTAGATTGTGTAAACGGCTCCATTTGattaatgtgattattgaaagtgattctcaTATTGTTGTTGATTGGCTTTGTAAGGGTAAATGCTCTgtgtggtatctttgggatttttgggaggctTTGCGCAAGGAACTCGAGGGGCTTAATTTTGTTGTGGTTCATCAATTGCGGGAAGGTAACAGTGCAgcggattttcttgctagagaaggtgaaatgggtttgaatgtCACGTATAACGGCAATCAAGATTTTCCCAGGTATTTAAAAGGTATTGTGCGGCTGGATTTTCTTGGCATTCCGTACTTGCGTTGTTAG
- the LOC108994996 gene encoding uncharacterized protein LOC108994996 has translation MASLGCYLDFNYYASNANQGGKLWVFWNIPNIFEIVLCTTQSVSGWFKWDAHRVFVTFVYAKCSYVERRELWHDLEEWTVLDQPWLVLGDFNVIRRDSERVGGNPRPFISMLEFNDCIDRCGLLEVSSSGQRMSWCNGHGGVSRSWAKLDRVLMNNFFASIFPSVHFNYLSRKSSDHCPMVVCSDHTALSYGPSPFRFLNMWCSHDGFLMCVKEAWNQQDTASGLLKLSIRLKRTKIALRAWNKNVFGRVDVNIRALEERLEFLDTQLQSGFSEEIEDDFVATKTEIEIWEKREASRLAQIAKKKWLTEGDQNSKFFHSVINQRHNKGHISKMVLADGRVLCTAEEVHEEAVIYFRNFLSDVSTVDHCDLSRIIEKKISDEENLWLCAVPSELEVKQAVFSIPKNSSPGPDGFGSGFYMSCWDIIKEDVVAAAGDFFRGVPLSRFYSSSFIVLIPKVPEPSGAFLPGRSIFENITLAQEMIIANCVQSQWFSVMMNGTLKGFFQSARGLRQGDPLSPYLFILMEEVLSPLLRSNFQDGRIGKFSHPIGAPLVSHLLYADDILIFTNGGKRSITNLLHTLDTYERWSGQKINRDKSALFLSKLISNLRKRSLLSLTGFKEANFFWGENDGKRKYHWRSWRRICVPTKDGGLGMKDLKEVQKSLHMKFAFRILSSNNLWSDFFRAKYIRHSHFSTYKVKPTDSRFWRSLVKVLPEVMDNVKVLVRGGNASFWFDRWLASGPLSIRVDEITNNRLRLQDCWSNNSWDEDLLRELVSEEVVEEIIQMPINVTPGPDLFVWKPSTDGRFSTRTAWEVVRKRGQELPWHDWFWHQLLPKRISICLWKIWFNCLPVDVQVQSKGVSLASACDCCERRCMEDIDHIFSMGAVAFEVWLKASTVLGIPCSCNLPWKNRVAGWFSYAKKSSFKGTLVGLIPCIITWCLWKRRCKARMDGKYDSAVIVWRSVRVWIQSLANNINSVSPLSMHDLKILEDFNLERPHISMRPSKIVKWSRPPSGWVKLNCDGSCRGNPGNSGGVALLEIGMVWLKGLFLPIMGWERIMALK, from the exons ATGGCTTCTCTTGGGTGTTATttggattttaattattatgcttCTAATGCTAATCAGGGTGGTAAGTTGTGGGTTTTCTGGAATATTCCTAACATTTTTGAGATTGTGCTTTGTACGACCCAATCCGTGTCTGGTTGGTTCAAGTGGGATGCTCATCGtgtttttgttacttttgtCTATGCTAAGTGTTCATATGTTGAGAGAAGAGAACTTTGGCATGATTTAGAGGAGTGGACTGTTTTGGATCAGCCTTGGTTAGttttgggtgattttaatgttattcgCAGGGACTCGGAAAGAGTTGGTGGGAATCCTCGGCCTTTTATCTCGATGCTTGAATTCAACGATTGTATTGATCGTTGTGGTCTGTTAGAGGTTTCTAGTTCTGGCCAGCGCATGTCGTGGTGTAATGGACATGGGGGAGTGTCCAGAAGTTGGGCTAAATTAGACAGAGTgctcatgaataatttttttgccaGTATCTTTCCTTCTgttcatttcaattatttgagcCGAAAATCTTCTGATCATTGCCCGATGGTTGTTTGCTCGGATCATACAGCTTTGTCCTATGGCCCCTCTCCTTTTCGTTTTTTGAATATGTGGTGCTCACATGATGGTTTTCTTATGTGTGTGAAGGAAGCTTGGAACCAGCAAGATACGGCGTCTGGCCTTCTTAAGCTCTCTATTCGTCTGAAAAGAACCAAGATAGCGCTTCGTGCctggaataaaaatgtttttggtaGGGTGGATGTGAATATTCGTGCGTTGGAAGAGAGGTTAGAATTTTTAGATACCCAACTTCAATCTGGTTTTTCTGAGGAGATTGAGGATGATTTTGTGGCTACTAAGACCGAAATTGAAATATGGGAGAAAAGGGAAGCTTCTCGTCTTGCCcaaattgctaaaaagaaatggttgactGAGGGAGATCAAAATTCGAAGTTTTTTCATTCAGTTATTAACCAGAGGCATAACAAGGGGCATATTAGTAAAATGGTCCTTGCTGATGGGAGAGTTTTGTGTACTGCTGAAGAGGTTCATGAGGAGGCCGTGATTTATTTTCGTAACTTCCTTTCTGATGTCTCTACTGTGGATCACTGTGACTTGTCGAggattattgagaagaaaatttcagatgaaGAAAATCTTTGGTTATGCGCGGTTCCTTCTGAGTTGGAAGTGAAACAAGCTGTTTTTTCTATTCCGAAGAATAGTAGCCCGgggcctgatggttttggttcgggcTTTTATATGTCTTGCTGGGATATTATCAAAGAGGATGTGGTAGCGGCTGCTGGAGATTTCTTCAGGGGTGTTCCCCTATCCAGGTTTTATTCTtcctcttttattgttcttatccCTAAAGTGCCTGAGCCttctg GTGCGTTTCTTCCCGggcgtagtatttttgaaaatattaccctTGCTCAAGAGATG ATTATTGCTAACTGTGTGCAGTCTCAatggttttctgtcatgatgaatggtaccTTAAAAGGTTTTTTCCAGTCTGCCAGGGGTCTTcgtcaaggggatcctctttctCCCTACCTTTTCATCCTCATGGAAGAAGTTTTGTCTCCGTTGCTCAGGAGTAATTTTCAGGATGGTCGGATTGGCAAATTTAGCCATCCTATTGGTGCCCCTTTGGTTTCTCATTTactttatgctgatgatatcCTTATTTTTACTAATGGGGGTAAGAGGTCTATTACTAATTTGCTGCATACGCTTGATACTTATGAGAGGTGGTCCGGTCAAAAAATCAACAGGGATAAAtctgctctttttctttctaagctTATTTCTAATTTACGTAAGAGGAGTTTGCTGAGTCTTACGGGCTTTAAGGAAG ctaattttttttggggtgagaATGATGGTAAAAGGAAATATCATTGGAGGTCGTGGAGGCGTATTTGTGTGCCTACCAAAGATGGTGGTTTGGGCATGAAAGATCTTAAAGAGGTTCAAAAATCTCTCCATATGAAGTTTGCTTTCCGTATTTTGTCTTCTAACAAtctttggtctgatttttttcgTGCTAAATATATTCGTCATAGCCATTTTTCTACTTACAAGGTGAAGCCAACTGATTCTAGATTCTGGAGATCGCTTGTAAAGGTGCTTCCGGAAGTTATGGACAATGTGAAGGTCCTTGTGCGTGGTGGTAAtgcttctttttggtttgatagatggTTGGCTTCAGGCCCCCTTTCCATTCGGGTGGATGAGATTACTAATAACAGGCTGCGTCTTCAAGATTGTTGGTCCAATAATTCCTGGGATGAGGACTTACTTAGGGAACTGGTTAGTGAGGAGGTTGTTGAGGAAATTATTCAGATGCCTATTAATGTTACTCCTGGTCCGGATTTATTTGTGTGGAAGCCTTCTACTGATGGCCGGTTTTCTACTCGTACAGCTTGGGAGGTGGTGAGAAAGAGAGGACAGGAATTACCTTGGCATGATTGGTTTTGGCACCAGCTTCTTCCTAAGCGTATTTCTATATGTTTGTGGAAAATTTGGTTCAATTGTCTGCCTGTGGACGTTCAGGTTCAAAGTAAAGGTGTGTCTCTTGCCTCTGCGTGTGACTGTTGTGAGAGGAGGTGTATGGAAGATATTGACCATATTTTTTCTATGGGGGCAGTGGCTTTTGAGGTCTGGTTGAAAGCCAGTACTGTTCTGGGTATCCCTTGTAGTTGCAATCTTCCTTGGAAAAATAGAGTAGCTGGCTGGTTTTCTTATGCTAAAAAATCCTCTTTTAAAGGTACTCTTGTTGGCTTAATTCCTTGTATCATCACTTGGTGCCTTTGGAAGAGACGTTGTAAGGCTAGAATGGATGGCAAATATGATTCGGCAGTGATTGTTTGGAGAAGTGTTCGGGTGTGGATTCAATCTTTGGCGAATAATATTAATTCTGTTAGTCCTTTATCCATGCACGACttgaagattttggaagattttaatttagagagGCCTCACATTTCTATGCGTCCTAGTAAAATTGTTAAATGGTCCAGGCCCCCTTCGGGCTGGGTGAAGCTTAATTGCGATGGGAGTTGTAGAGGTAATCCGGGTAATTCGGGAGGGGTGGCATTATTAGAGATTGGAATGGTCTGGTTAAAGGGGCTTTTTCTGCCCATTATGGGGTGGGAACGAATAATGGCGCTGAAATGA
- the LOC108995019 gene encoding nuclear transcription factor Y subunit B-5-like, with the protein MVDNMGASASNEDNYMINEQERLLPIANVGRIMKQILPPNAKISKEAKETMQECVSEFISFVTCEASEKCRKERRKTVNGDDVCWALETLGFDDYAGPIKRFLHRYRELEVDRANQENGRNIRPKDLE; encoded by the coding sequence ATGGTCGATAATATGGGTGCTAGTGCTTCAAATGAAGATAATTACATGATCAACGAGCAAGAGAGATTGCTGCCGATAGCCAACGTTGGACGGATCATGAAGCAAATTCTGCCACCCAACGCAAAAATCTCCAAGGAGGCCAAGGAGACGATGCAAGAATGTGTTTCGGAATTCATTAGCTTTGTCACCTGCGAGGCATCCGAGAAGTGCCGGAAGGAAAGGCGCAAGACCGTGAACGGTGACGACGTCTGCTGGGCGCTGGAAACGCTAGGTTTTGATGACTACGCGGGGCCAATAAAAAGGTTTTTGCATAGATATAGAGAGCTAGAAGTAGATAGAGCCAATCAGGAAAATGGTAGGAACATACGGCCGAAAGATCTAGAATGA